The DNA segment GAATGGGACGTAATCACTAGGACCAATCTTGGTTGGCAGGTGATACTTAACGCAGCTTGTCACTGCTTCTGTCTTGCTGACTCTCTTCGAGCTCAGCCGATCTTCAACCTGCATATTTTCGAAGTCGGTATTCCCTCCTATATTTAACTGATATGTATTGTCGACAATCAGACCACGCTTGTCAAATAGTTGTGCCAGCACTCTATGAAGAATAGTGGCACCTAGCTGGCTTTTGATGTCATCACCAGCACAAGGAATACCTTTCTCTTTGAATTTCTTGGTGATTGGATCCTCTGGATCAGAAACGATGAATTCGGGAATTGCATTGACGAATCCCACACCGGCTTCAAGAGCAGCCTTTGCATATATCCTGGAACCATCAGCACTTCCGACAGGCAGGTAATTGATTAGCATATCTGCTCCTACGTTTCTAAGTTCTTCAGCCACATCAACGGGTTCAATATCATCACTATAGGCGAAGAATGAGTCCATCATATGATCTGCAACACCATCGGAAATGGGACCCGGTAATACCTCAACGCCTGTCTTGGGTAAATCGGGTGCGAACTTTGCACAGCAATTTGGCTCTTCCCAAATAGCCTCGGAGATATCTTTGCCTATCTTACGCTTATTTGCTTCGAAGGCCGCTACGAATTTCAAGTTCTTCGGGAAGTAGCCGCCAAAATCAACATGCATCAAACCTGGAATTTCTTCACCTGCTTTAGCATCTTTGTAGTAATGTACACCCTGAATGAGTGCAGAGGCACAATTGCCCAATCCAGCTATAGCAACTCTAACATCATCGCCCATGTTCATCATCCTTGATTTGCAACTATTCTTTGGTCATAAAATAGTTGGCATTTATTAAATGCTACGGCCTGTCATTTTCGTCAGGTTCGTAGTTGGAAAAGAGTATTTTACGTACCCCCTCCACGGTTTTTGGCCCTATTCCGTGAACTTCCTGCCATTCGTCCGTACGAGTAACGACTTCAAATGGGCTTCCAAATTCCTCTAACAGGCTTCTAGCTCTAACCGCATTGATATTGGGAAAACCAGCCACAAAGAACTCTTGCTCATCACTCATCGAATCGAGACCTTTTCGAGTTCTGATTACTGGTAGCCTGGTACTTTCCCTATCATCGTCTTCTTTACCCTTAAGAATCCCAAAAAGAAGCCCCGCAGAATGGAGGGCATTGAATC comes from the Candidatus Thorarchaeota archaeon genome and includes:
- a CDS encoding inositol-3-phosphate synthase is translated as MGDDVRVAIAGLGNCASALIQGVHYYKDAKAGEEIPGLMHVDFGGYFPKNLKFVAAFEANKRKIGKDISEAIWEEPNCCAKFAPDLPKTGVEVLPGPISDGVADHMMDSFFAYSDDIEPVDVAEELRNVGADMLINYLPVGSADGSRIYAKAALEAGVGFVNAIPEFIVSDPEDPITKKFKEKGIPCAGDDIKSQLGATILHRVLAQLFDKRGLIVDNTYQLNIGGNTDFENMQVEDRLSSKRVSKTEAVTSCVKYHLPTKIGPSDYVPFLDDNKVCYISMRANSFGDLPVDVDLKLSVQDSPNSAGVIIDVARAIKIALDREIGGELSSISSYSFKHPRYQIDDFEARKRVDEFIAGERER